From Styela clava chromosome 6, kaStyClav1.hap1.2, whole genome shotgun sequence, one genomic window encodes:
- the LOC120335721 gene encoding uncharacterized protein LOC120335721: MAEYFQGQNFKQLKSKFPVLKVNLERILTRFEHSLERRDFEKVKILFHDANDKIAFLVCLIDTMELALIEEDSTTQSEEKPVISKFSEEILRLENKIAIDFEKYEDKLDIKPVISSLVTTQNNYNNDPPMIKLCGMDPPCWNGQKVDFYTWKERFTHIMHHARITDDLVQISWLLRNGAMPNEYQTMICDCKSISSVWERLEERIPKSVVQREVIKQYEQIKPLYKTSRNPANLRRLAHEISLFCRRMEDLGLKQDANSVISVNRALECLDADTALRYNSSSKGNHNLESITNFLRSEATALEISGNFISQSENMRFRPRQNQSPRSNFNTVNHATDENDNMGSVQPRRRTVTCIFGCGIQHRLIDCNKYQNLSIPERKNFIADDRRCFICLGTHFARNCARTIADSCVNCNRRQHHWSLCPGNVQGNYNTMRNSGMNDSNLESQHIHSNAAVFNQSQMHSRQLSTFNLDYSPLLVAEVQASDKTWIKANFFLDGGSNHSLVRRNFAKSLKQKAIGHGTIRFGVAGGAIHEEPSEDYNLKVRPLSRDQIFDIRVTAVRKPCHDVTPIPPSILKQFDYLRGIQDKIPVGQKTVDVLVGRDYAPLIQTMHTLRSPIDPDNHPSAAFTSLGCYLYGGIIQAPQRSFNHVANINSFSSLENEELRKFFHGEVLGVQPTTLCVCSNSEIAESAFIKHVKATTNISADGRVCVKMPWKPGFPEKLHNNFEKAYEQMKKREQELYRKGKTEEYNMEIKNLLQRGVVRRLTPVETKTAKVENAWYLNHRIVERPDKTSTKLRIVFDSACPFKGTCLNDGLEKGPSFANSLFRCFMAWRADSVAIAGDISKMFNQIQMAEVDQKFHRFLWRYGDSSLQPTIFQWLRVMFGDKSSPDLACFTIKFLADKFRKDHPLGAVVLDKDTYIDDVSHSVSNHILANKVINDVDQILIRGKFSIKIWNSNHPEVDQNPGEKVVDVLGHSWNKTDDSFSSKFKDISFMQTGFSKRKALACVMKLWDPLGYLLPVTMQYRIDLQKIWADGFSWDQTLPDDVVKCWYNNVQEMSKLAQVSTPRRLKPENTTGPPQLHAFSDGGDLAYGTCVFLRWPTTGGVKLTFVAAKGFVAPLKHKSTPRKELMGAIGMSRLVHEISKALPYNIAFKYFWIDSKVVIYWLNSQSGKFKPFVASRVQEFQDTHKNLTKEVKFIPSLLNAADCLTKPISCKKLTIWHEGPEFLRQPMEYWPNDDDLKLDELRQEILEEKPPTKSKAYRGKRQFNVVKADLPYQNDNDLADNFSSWQDLLRATAWMKGAFQQKSFVNLEFKPADVVQYIEKAKLCIFRICQKSMIDEFGKAVKTLWKLDLLFDSHGILRIGGRLTRTDLYMEMKHPVVLPGEHSLVRLLGVFYHKKVLHQGYRVILANMKNDGIVLIGGRILLKSIASMCIFCRIRRRKLLQQRMGELPSFRMQPQMAPFNSVAMDFFGYLKVKQSRNVVINASVLIITCATTRCIHLELCLALDTNSFLRAWRRFVSIRGIHRAFVFSDGGTTFQASQTPIKEWIEKWNFQLIQHEMAENQTKFDWKYNVPYASHMNGVVESLINSVRKALDASVVNYSRALMTYEEWTTVLNEITYIINSRPLFPDGNPLEYNCITGNTLLHPYEKQVVPQTTQEERFNPRDMLKVAENRVEVFWKTWMKHIPPQLLLANKWFRTRRNLQVEDYVLILQPGFKGGSAPRGLWKKALVHNIMPSSDGLVRSVTIKDSDGNLYNRPIHKLCLIATKEELQCGLKDI, encoded by the coding sequence ATGGCAGAATATTTTCAAGGTCAGAATTTCAAACAACTCAAGAGTAAGTTTCCGGTACTCAAAGTAAATTTGGAAAGAATTTTAACACGATTTGAGCACTCTCTGGAAAGAAGAGATTTTGAAAAGGTCAAAATACTGTTTCATGATGCTAACGATAAAATAGCATTTTTGGTCTGTCTAATTGATACTATGGAATTGGCTCTAATTGAAGAAGACAGTACTACACAAAGTGAGGAAAAACCCGTTATATCCAAATTTAGTGAAGAAATTTTACGTTTGGAAAACAAGATTGCAATCGATTTTGAGAAATATGAAGACAAACTAGATATAAAGCCGGTGATATCATCTCTTGTAACCACTCAAAACAATTATAATAATGATCCTCCTATGATTAAGTTATGTGGTATGGATCCGCCATGCTGGAACGGACAAAAAGTAGACTTTTATACCTGGAAAGAACGTTTCACACATATAATGCACCATGCTAGAATTACGGATGATTTAGTGCAAATTTCATGGCTTTTACGCAATGGTGCAATGCCAAACGAATATCAAACAATGATATGTGACTGTAAATCAATTTCAAGTGTATGGGAACGCCTGGAAGAGCGTATTCCTAAATCAGTAGTTCAACGTGAAGTAATCAAGCAATACGAGCAAATAAAACCTTTATATAAGACCTCTCGTAATCCAGCGAACCTTAGGCGACTAGCTCacgaaatttctctcttctgcCGACGTATGGAAGATCTTGGGTTAAAACAGGATGCAAACTCGGTTATTTCTGTCAATAGAGCCTTAGAGTGTCTAGATGCAGACACTGCACTGCGATATAATAGTTCCAGCAAAGGTAATCATAACTTGGAATCTATAACGAATTTTCTGAGATCTGAAGCTACAGCGTTGGAAATATCTGGTAACTTTATCAGTCAAAGCGAGAATATGAGGTTTCGACCGAGACAAAACCAGTCGCCAAGATCTAATTTCAATACGGTTAATCATGCTACAGACGAGAATGATAACATGGGTTCAGTTCAGCCACGTCGAAGGACAGTCACTTGTATTTTTGGATGTGGAATTCAGCACCGCCTTATAGACTGCAACAAATATCAAAACCTATCAATTCCTGAAAGAAAAAACTTTATAGCAGATGATCGAAGATGTTTTATATGTCTAGGAACTCACTTTGCAAGAAATTGTGCAAGAACAATAGCCGATAGCTGTGTAAATTGTAACCGAAGACAACATCATTGGTCATTATGTCCCGGAAACGTACAGGGAAATTACAATACAATGAGAAATTCTGGTATGAACGACTCGAATTTGGAAAGTCAACATATTCACTCTAATGCAGCAGTATTCAACCAATCTCAGATGCATTCAAGACAATTGAGCACTTTTAATTTGGATTATTCTCCATTACTTGTTGCAGAAGTGCAGGCGAGTGACAAAACATGGATCAAGGCAAATTTCTTTCTTGATGGTGGCAGTAACCATTCTTTGGTAAGACGTAATTTTGCAAAATCATTGAAACAAAAGGCAATAGGTCATGGAACAATTCGGTTTGGTGTCGCAGGAGGAGCCATTCATGAAGAACCTTCTGAAGATTATAATTTAAAAGTTAGACCTCTTTCACGAGACCAGATATTCGATATCAGAGTTACGGCTGTGAGAAAACCTTGTCACGATGTTACACCAATTCCGCCATCTATTCTTAAACAGTTTGATTATCTAAGAGGAATTCAGGATAAAATACCAGTTGGGCAAAAAACAGTCGATGTTCTTGTTGGTAGAGATTATGCACCTTTAATTCAAACAATGCATACATTACGTTCGCCAATTGATCCCGATAATCATCCTTCAGCAGCTTTCACATCTCTTGGATGCTATCTATATGGAGGCATTATTCAAGCACCGCAACGATCTTTCAATCATGTAGcaaatattaatagtttttcATCATTAGAAAATGAAGAGTTGCGCAAGTTTTTCCATGGTGAAGTTCTTGGAGTGCAACCCACAACTTTGTGTGTTTGTTCTAACTCAGAAATTGCAGAATCAGCATTTATCAAACATGTAAAAGCGACAACCAATATTAGTGCTGATGGCCGAGTTTGTGTCAAAATGCCATGGAAACCTGGTTTCCCAGAAAAATTGCACAACAATTTTGAGAAGGCGTatgaacaaatgaaaaaacGGGAACAAGAATTGTATAGAAAAGGAAAAACGGAAGAGTATAATATGGAGATTAAAAATCTGCTTCAGCGAGGCGTGGTACGACGACTAACACCGGTTGAAACGAAAACGGCTAAAGTTGAAAATGCATGGTACCTCAATCATCGTATCGTAGAGCGTCCGGATAAAACCTCAACAAAATTAAGAATAGTATTTGATTCTGCGTGTCCTTTTAAGGGCACATGTCTCAATGATGGTTTAGAGAAAGGCCCCAGCTTTGCGAATTCTTTGTTCAGATGTTTCATGGCATGGCGAGCTGATAGTGTGGCTATTGCTGGTGATATATCGAAAATGTTTAATCAAATTCAAATGGCAGAAGTCGATCAGAAATTTCATCGTTTCCTTTGGCGCTATGGTGATTCATCGTTGCAACCAACAATCTTTCAATGGCTTCGGGTTATGTTCGGAGATAAATCTAGTCCTGACTTGGCATGCtttacaattaaatttttaGCCGATAAATTTCGAAAAGATCATCCTCTTGGAGCTGTTGTATTGGACAAAGATACATACATTGATGACGTCAGCCATTCTGTTTCGAATCACATTCTTGCAAACAAGGTTATCAATGATGTTGATCAAATACTTATTCGTGGAAAATTCTCTATAAAGATTTGGAACTCAAACCATCCTGAAGTAGATCAAAATCCTGGTGAAAAAGTTGTTGATGTTCTTGGTCATTCCTGGAATAAAACTGATGACAGTTTCAGTTCAAAATTCAAAGACATTTCTTTCATGCAAACAGGATTTTCTAAAAGAAAAGCATTAGCATGTGTAATGAAATTGTGGGACCCTCTGGGTTATTTACTTCCAGTCACAATGCAGTATAGAATAGATCTTCAAAAGATCTGGGCAGATGGATTTAGCTGGGACCAAACTTTGCCAGATGATGTGGTCAAATGCTGGTATAACAATGTTCAAGAAATGTCCAAGTTAGCTCAAGTTTCAACTCCAAGACGTCTAAAACCTGAAAACACAACTGGACCTCCTCAACTGCACGCATTTTCAGACGGTGGAGATTTAGCCTATGGCACTTGTGTGTTCTTACGGTGGCCTACAACAGGTGGAGTTAAGCTAACATTCGTTGCAGCAAAAGGATTTGTGGCGCCACTCAAACACAAAAGTACTCCAAGAAAGGAGCTAATGGGAGCAATAGGCATGAGCAGATTGGTGCATGAAATAAGTAAAGCACTACCGTACAATAttgcattcaaatatttctggaTAGACAGCAAAGTTGTTATTTATTGGTTGAATTCCCAATCTGGAAAATTCAAACCATTCGTTGCTTCAAGAGTACAAGAATTTCAAGATACACATAAGAATCTAACAAAAGAAGTCAAATTCATTCCAAGTCTTCTTAATGCTGCAGATTGTTTAACAAAACCTATTTCCTGCAAGAAGCTTACAATTTGGCATGAAGGACCTGAATTTCTAAGGCAACCAATGGAATATTGGCCGAATGATGATGACTTAAAATTAGATGAATTACGTCAAGAAATATTGGAAGAAAAACCACCAACTAAGTCAAAAGCATATCGCGGAAAAAGACAATTCAACGTCGTTAAAGCAGATTTACCTTATCAAAATGATAATGATTTAGCGGATAATTTTTCTTCATGGCAAGACTTGCTAAGAGCGACAGCTTGGATGAAGGGTGCATTTCAGCAAAAATCATTTGTCAATTTGGAATTTAAACCTGCCGATGTCGTACAATACATAGAGAAAGCAAAATTGTGTATATTCAGAATTTGTCAAAAATCTATGATTGATGAATTTGGGAAGGCTGTCAAAACTCTATGGAAATTAGACTTGTTATTCGATTCTCACGGAATTCTTCGTATTGGTGGAAGACTGACTAGAACTGATTTATATATGGAAATGAAGCATCCAGTCGTGCTTCCGGGCGAACATTCCCTCGTTCGTCTTCTTGGAGTGTTCTATCATAAAAAGGTCTTACATCAAGGGTATCGAGTTATATTGGCAAATATGAAGAATGACGGTATTGTTCTTATTGGTGGAAGAATACTCTTAAAATCAATAGCATCAATGTGTATATTTTGCAGGATTCGTCGTAGAAAGTTGCTACAGCAACGCATGGGAGAACTTCCTTCATTTCGAATGCAACCACAGATGGCACCATTCAATTCTGTAGCAATGGATTTTTTCGGATACTTGAAAGTAAAGCAATCTCGAAATGTAGTTATCAACGCGTCTGTTTTAATTATTACATGTGCAACCACTCGTTGTATTCATCTGGAACTGTGTCTGGCTCTGGATACTAATTCGTTCCTTCGGGCATGGAGACGATTTGTATCTATAAGGGGAATTCATCGTGCTTTTGTATTTTCCGACGGAGGTACTACATTTCAAGCTAGTCAAACGCCTATCAAGGAATGGATCGAGAAATGGAATTTTCAGTTGATTCAACATGAGATGGCAGAGAATCAAACGAAATTTGATTGGAAATATAATGTGCCTTACGCGTCACATATGAATGGAGTAGTAGAATCGCTTATCAACTCGGTTCGCAAAGCACTCGATGCATCAGTGGTGAATTACAGCAGGGCTCTTATGACCTACGAAGAATGGACAACTGTTCTCAACGAAATTACTTATATCATCAATAGTCGACCACTTTTCCCAGATGGAAACCCTTTggaatataattgtattacTGGCAATACTCTTTTACATCCATATGAAAAGCAGGTAGTCCCTCAAACTACACAAGAAGAGAGATTCAATCCACGAGACATGCTAAAAGTGGCGGAAAACAGAGTTGAGGTGTTCTGGAAAACATGGATGAAACACATACCGCCTCAGCTATTACTTGCTAACAAATGGTTTCGAACAAGACGCAATCTTCAAGTGGAAGATTACGTATTAATTCTTCAACCTGGATTTAAAGGCGGAAGTGCACCCAGAGGTTTATGGAAAAAAGCACTGGTTCACAACATTATGCCCAGTTCAGATGGCTTGGTGAGAAGTGTTACAATCAAAGACAGCGATGGGAATTTATACAATCGACCAATACATAAACTTTGTCTAATTGCGACCAAAGAAGAGCTACAGTGTGGGTTGAAAGACATCTAA